In Myxocyprinus asiaticus isolate MX2 ecotype Aquarium Trade chromosome 16, UBuf_Myxa_2, whole genome shotgun sequence, a single window of DNA contains:
- the LOC127454656 gene encoding uncharacterized protein LOC127454656 isoform X1: MAYSTQTLAAGCFGKIYKEKYGDTWAALKKVPQVNISKQQLERECRVYYNVRHPNVVKLLGDPWLKDSKWHIPLEFIFGEDLETTIFKAQVSKIQLNPAVKATIITGMCEGLLHLHCKDIVHQDLKPDNIMVEHQTHRAVIIDLGLAKFSRNGLTSAVNMGNEAYSAPEILQMNGVRDKRSDVWAMGKIIAELCARVRLPTQFVSASKIRETLKDQPYCIPVSRMVEVNPNYRSTMAAVISDIRRAGSPSQMDMRPRDVTVTHTNEVRGNQKWCPQVPAPPKMEVKNSPMVIYRQDPPHQREVVKVSVPLKGEALNNQLSLMSFPCHLPETGKVTQERYNEEKGALEYKEIITKGGRIIKYEKVQITKDS, translated from the exons ATGGCATACTCTACACAAACATTGGCTGCGGGCTGCTTTGGGAAAATATATAAGGAGAAGTATGGAGATACATGGGCTGCTTTGAAGAAAGTCCCTCAAGTCAACATCAGCAAACAACAGCTGGAAAGAGAATGCAGAGTATAtta TAATGTTCGGCATCCCAACGTGGTGAAACTTCTTGGAGATCCGTGGCTAAAAGACTCCAAGTGGCACATTCCTTTGGAATTCATCTTTGGTGAAGACCTTGAGACGACCATCTTTAAAGCACAAGTGTCTAAAATACAG CTGAATCCAGCAGTGAAAGCCACAATCATCACTGGTATGTGTGAAGGTTTGCTCCATCTGCACTGTAAAGACATTGTCCACCAAGACCTCAAACCTGATAACATCATG GTTGAGCATCAAACCCATCGTGCTGTGATCATTGATTTGGGGCTGGCTAAATTCTCCAGAAATGGACTCACCTCTGCAGTAAACATGGGAAATGAGGCTTACTCAGCTCCAGAGATCCTGCAGATGAATGGAGTTCGTGACAAGCGTTCAGACGTTTGGGCAATGGGGAAAATCATAGCTGAACTCTGTGCCAGGGTCAGGTTACCGACCCAATTTGTGTCTGCCAGCAAAATTCGGGAAACTCTAAAAGACCAGCCATACTGTATTCCTGTGTCCAGGATGGTGGAGGTCAATCCAAACTACAGATCAACTATGGCTGCGGTCATCTCAGACATTAGGAGAGCTGGTTCACCTTCACAAATGGACATGAGGCCAAGAGACGTCACAGTGACACATACAAATGAAGTAAGAGGAAATCAAAAATGGTGTCCACAAGTGCCCGCTCCACCAAAGATGGAGGTAAAGAATTCTCCAATGGTAATTTATCGGCAGGATCCACCTCATCAGAGAGAGGTGGTGAAGGTGTCAGTCCCGTTAAAAGGCGAGGCCTTGAACAATCAGTTGTCCCTGATGTCATTTCCATGCCACCTTCCAGAGACCGGAAAAGTGACTCAGGAACGCTACAATGAGGAGAAAGGAGCTCTAGAATATAAAGAGATCATCACAAAGGGTGGAAGAATTATTAAGTATGAGAAAGTGCAAATAACCAAAGATTCTTAA
- the LOC127454656 gene encoding casein kinase II subunit alpha'-like isoform X2: MRLNPAVKATIITGMCEGLLHLHCKDIVHQDLKPDNIMVEHQTHRAVIIDLGLAKFSRNGLTSAVNMGNEAYSAPEILQMNGVRDKRSDVWAMGKIIAELCARVRLPTQFVSASKIRETLKDQPYCIPVSRMVEVNPNYRSTMAAVISDIRRAGSPSQMDMRPRDVTVTHTNEVRGNQKWCPQVPAPPKMEVKNSPMVIYRQDPPHQREVVKVSVPLKGEALNNQLSLMSFPCHLPETGKVTQERYNEEKGALEYKEIITKGGRIIKYEKVQITKDS, translated from the exons atgaga CTGAATCCAGCAGTGAAAGCCACAATCATCACTGGTATGTGTGAAGGTTTGCTCCATCTGCACTGTAAAGACATTGTCCACCAAGACCTCAAACCTGATAACATCATG GTTGAGCATCAAACCCATCGTGCTGTGATCATTGATTTGGGGCTGGCTAAATTCTCCAGAAATGGACTCACCTCTGCAGTAAACATGGGAAATGAGGCTTACTCAGCTCCAGAGATCCTGCAGATGAATGGAGTTCGTGACAAGCGTTCAGACGTTTGGGCAATGGGGAAAATCATAGCTGAACTCTGTGCCAGGGTCAGGTTACCGACCCAATTTGTGTCTGCCAGCAAAATTCGGGAAACTCTAAAAGACCAGCCATACTGTATTCCTGTGTCCAGGATGGTGGAGGTCAATCCAAACTACAGATCAACTATGGCTGCGGTCATCTCAGACATTAGGAGAGCTGGTTCACCTTCACAAATGGACATGAGGCCAAGAGACGTCACAGTGACACATACAAATGAAGTAAGAGGAAATCAAAAATGGTGTCCACAAGTGCCCGCTCCACCAAAGATGGAGGTAAAGAATTCTCCAATGGTAATTTATCGGCAGGATCCACCTCATCAGAGAGAGGTGGTGAAGGTGTCAGTCCCGTTAAAAGGCGAGGCCTTGAACAATCAGTTGTCCCTGATGTCATTTCCATGCCACCTTCCAGAGACCGGAAAAGTGACTCAGGAACGCTACAATGAGGAGAAAGGAGCTCTAGAATATAAAGAGATCATCACAAAGGGTGGAAGAATTATTAAGTATGAGAAAGTGCAAATAACCAAAGATTCTTAA